Proteins encoded by one window of Kribbella italica:
- a CDS encoding neutral zinc metallopeptidase — protein sequence MSNPYDYNRPQDRPQGYRPPAPPPGVLPPPQPGQWQQGPPQQFQPQYPQQGQLQPGRYPQYQQQPGQWPQPHYGSPNHFNGFQPPPRRRGSGAAKFVLLGFFALAFVGITLAVVGAVLTESSDSTAIPENSGPSIVPTATTKPDKGTAEDYLVNSALYTAGGLGELNCPAQKLGDGSLAAQKVYYEKLFKCLNDAWRPALNKIGVNKPDPGLVVFDKPVNTACGKFSPLSGRVLAFYCYGNQVMYTDVLQMNKAFGPKEDLAYLMTIAHEYGHHIQGVTELFYARAYYLQDHPSQKLESSRRNEVQASCLGGVFSRAVEKSYPFTNRMKEFEFQSSHSFGESEDTPPDERTHGLASTQGFWIMNGFNIGETKACNTFAAPAGLVK from the coding sequence GTGAGCAACCCGTACGACTACAACCGACCCCAGGACCGGCCGCAGGGCTATCGCCCGCCGGCTCCGCCGCCCGGCGTACTGCCTCCGCCGCAGCCGGGCCAGTGGCAGCAGGGACCGCCGCAGCAGTTCCAGCCGCAGTACCCCCAGCAGGGTCAACTCCAGCCGGGCCGGTACCCGCAGTACCAGCAGCAGCCCGGTCAGTGGCCGCAGCCGCACTACGGCAGCCCGAACCACTTCAACGGCTTCCAGCCGCCCCCGCGGCGGCGCGGCTCGGGGGCGGCCAAGTTCGTCCTGCTCGGCTTCTTCGCGCTGGCCTTCGTCGGCATCACCCTGGCGGTCGTCGGCGCGGTCCTGACCGAAAGCTCCGACAGCACGGCGATCCCCGAGAACAGCGGCCCGTCGATCGTCCCGACCGCGACCACCAAGCCGGACAAGGGCACCGCCGAGGACTACCTGGTCAACAGCGCGCTCTACACCGCCGGTGGTCTCGGTGAGCTGAACTGCCCGGCGCAGAAGCTCGGCGACGGCAGCCTGGCGGCGCAGAAGGTCTACTACGAGAAGCTCTTCAAGTGCCTGAACGACGCCTGGCGGCCGGCGCTGAACAAGATCGGCGTGAACAAGCCCGACCCGGGCCTGGTCGTGTTCGACAAGCCGGTCAACACCGCGTGCGGGAAGTTCAGCCCGCTGTCCGGCCGGGTGCTCGCGTTCTACTGCTACGGCAACCAGGTGATGTACACCGACGTGCTGCAGATGAACAAGGCGTTCGGGCCGAAGGAGGACCTGGCCTACCTGATGACGATCGCGCACGAGTACGGCCATCACATCCAGGGCGTCACCGAGCTGTTCTACGCGCGGGCCTACTACCTGCAGGACCACCCGAGCCAGAAGCTGGAGAGCTCCCGCCGCAACGAGGTCCAGGCCTCCTGTCTGGGCGGCGTGTTCAGCCGGGCGGTCGAGAAGAGCTACCCCTTCACCAACCGGATGAAGGAGTTCGAGTTCCAGTCCAGCCACAGTTTCGGCGAGTCCGAGGACACGCCGCCGGACGAGCGGACACACGGTCTGGCCAGCACACAGGGCTTCTGGATCATGAACGGCTTCAACATCGGCGAGACCAAGGCCTGCAACACCTTCGCCGCGCCGGCCGGTCTGGTGAAGTGA